A portion of the Candida dubliniensis CD36 chromosome R, complete sequence genome contains these proteins:
- a CDS encoding Rho-GTPase-activating protein, putative (Similar to S. cerevisiae RGD2), translating into MSFAESFWTPDYDSGFRQLFIQLNQGILENNDFVRLIERRMESEVVYGNSLETIMTDCKPINKRQSNEDFVSTIKNAYTKMNETFYKQGEYHLNIADNIETIVLQPFSKWCTEHEQRVRFSESTLQDKIKALKNAQYSVEKLQKKYFNKCRMLEEFKSHYTEEELQEELSDLSFQKDQTAKANTNGNKEEDDNDSGDEEIYEFTHAKYDSKQMRALLKAMLTEVPMGPHKVAILGTYQNVSTGSNITKWLLENMPEFNKNLDKAEVFGQDLVRNEFIRIVGSIGKSFINSSQFYYQWRPVAFAISGVENEYATADSSLAKSLTFKFDDVKEAIGVSTVDFNDKSQLSKLINEVNQLDSQYYAQVVELDKLRCEYEELAMDHLTFMQKCELDRLKAIKKVTFDFLSSFANKISSLKTISDDLVLLEETINPVNDLKFLIENYGTGRFKPQVTLYDNYYDSNINQTFGVDLSVKSRLDKKVVPYIIQCILGQLDSVYPDLKNDEERINLWTQPVHLSNVHKLRSQLNGVQDPNEITAILKESHPLLITNVLKLYFMELPDSIIPYNNYDVIRLLYSNYHDESQTKSRVNGLQNVLSELPKCNLATLDAILTHLSRLVSIVGTQDKDLAGTFQRKLSKEFGTLVLRPKTDGLNSSESSYINDRFQVTLMDDLFENKQSIFDELRRQSSTRSAVASVSPTLSRNSSLTRSESIKSNKGHNAAAIAKSKSRLESRLQNAVKNQSKTQEPQHKADADEFYDAEESPTPSRSGSQSSSSGLKRSTSPKKKKWKVVSKEESKEGNEKSKKLTSTPVSYRPSNDIIYDKSPNSQSLNDLSSTPPPKFAPSLGRKSSVKDLAKTFENGSTEDLQEPSTRSRSSSPTKEM; encoded by the coding sequence ATGTCATTTGCTGAAAGTTTTTGGACACCAGACTATGATCTGGGGTTTCGGCAGTTATTTatccaattgaatcaaGGGATCTTGGAAAACAATGATTTTGTTCGCTTAATCGAAAGACGGATGGAACTGGAAGTGGTCTATGGTAATTCATTGGAAACGATCATGACCGATTGCAAGCCGATCAACAAGAGACAACTGAACGAAGATTTTGTGTCCACCATCAAGAATGCATATACCAAAATGAATGAGACTTTCTACAAACAAGGGGAATACCATTTGAACATTGCCGACAACattgaaacaattgttCTCCAACCATTTAGCAAATGGTGTACTGAGCACGAGCAGAGAGTCAGGTTCTCAGAGTCTACCTTGCAAGATAAAATAAAGGCGTTGAAGAATGCCCAATATCTGGTGGAAAAATTGCAAAAGAAGTATTTTAACAAGTGCCGAATGTTGGAGGAGTTCAAGTCCCACTACACCGAAGAAGAATTGCAAGAAGAGCTAAGCGATTTATCGTTTCAAAAAGATCAAACTGCGAAAGCCAATactaatggtaataaagAGGAAGACGACAATGATAGTGGAGACGAAGAGATCTATGAGTTCACGCATGCAAAATACGATAGCAAACAAATGAGGGCATTGCTCAAGGCAATGCTTACAGAAGTCCCCATGGGTCCACACAAAGTTGCAATTTTAGGTACTTATCAAAATGTTTCTACTGGAAGCAACATCACCAAATGGTTGCTAGAGAACATGCCGGAGTTCAACAAGAACTTGGACAAGGCCGAAGTTTTTGGACAAGATTTAGTTCGAAATGAGTTTATTAGAATTGTTGGTTCGATCGGGAAGTCTTTCATCAACTCTTCTCAGTTTTATTACCAGTGGAGACCTGTTGCATTTGCCATTTCTGGTGTTGAGAACGAATATGCCACTGCAGATTCATCGTTGGCAAAGTCGTTGACGttcaaatttgatgatgtcAAGGAGGCTATAGGAGTGAGCACAGTTGATTTTAACGACAAGTCACAACTATCAAAGTTGATCAACGAAGTCAACCAGTTGGACAGCCAGTACTATGCACAAGTTGTTGAGTTGGATAAATTGAGGTGTGAGTATGAGGAGTTGGCAATGGATCATTTGACATTCATGCAGAAATGTGAGTTGGATAGATTGAAGGCGATTAAGAAAGTGACATTTGATTTCCTTTCTAGTTTTGCCAACAAGATAAGCAGCTTAAAGACAATCAGCGAcgatttggttttgttgGAAGAGACGATCAATCCTGTGAACGACTTGAAGTTCTTGATTGAAAACTATGGGACAGGTAGATTCAAACCCCAGGTCACATTATATGACAACTACTATGACTCTAATATCAACCAAACATTTGGTGTTGACTTGAGTGTTAAATCGAGGTTGGACAAAAAAGTTGTTCCGTACATTATTCAATGCATCTTAGGGCAATTAGATAGTGTGTATccagatttgaaaaatgatgaGGAGAGAATCAATCTTTGGACGCAGCCGGTCCATCTTTCGAATGTGCACAAATTGAGGTCGCAGTTGAATGGAGTACAAGACCCCAATGAGATCACAGCGATCTTGAAAGAGTCACATCCGTTGCTTATAACCAATGTATTGAAATTGTATTTTATGGAGTTGCCGGACTCAATTATCCCATACAACAACTACGACGTGATCAGATTACTCTACTCAAATTATCACGATGAATCACAAACAAAGTCGAGAGTCAACGGGTTGCAGAATGTTTTGTCGGAGTTGCCAAAATGCAATTTAGCGACATTGGATGCCATCTTGACCCACTTGAGCAGATTAGTGAGTATTGTGGGTACCCAGGACAAGGATTTGGCAGGAACATTTCAGCGGAAATTGAGCAAAGAGTTTGGGACTTTGGTATTGAGACCGAAAACTGATGGCTTGAACAGTTCGGAAAGCAGTTACATAAACGATAGATTCCAGGTCACATTAATGGATGACTTGTTTGAGAACAAGCAAAGtatatttgatgaattgagaAGACAGAGCTCTACCAGATCAGCAGTGGCCAGTGTGTCGCCAACTCTTTCTCGAAACAGCAGTTTGACACGCAGTGAATCGATCAAGTCGAACAAGGGACATAATGCCGCAGCGATTGCAAAGTCAAAGTCGAGGTTGGAATCAAGGTTACAAAATGCAGTGAAGAATCAAAGCAAAACACAGGAGCCGCAACACAAAGCAGACGCTGACGAGTTTTACGATGCTGAGGAGTCACCAACCCCTTCAAGACTGGGCTCGCAGTCGTCATCACTGGGATTGAAAAGATCAACCTCTcccaagaaaaagaaatggaaaGTTGTATCCAAGGAAGAGAGCAAAGAAGGGAATGAGAAATCAAAGAAACTTACATCCACACCAGTTTCTTACCGCCCTTcaaatgatattatttaCGATAAGTCTCCAAACAGTCAGTCATTGAATGATCTCTCATCAACACCGCCACCTAAATTTGCACCAAGTTTGGGCAGGAAATCGTCAGTTAAAGATTTAGCCAAGACTTTTGAAAATGGGTCAACTGAAGATTTGCAAGAACCATCAACCCGCTCAAGATCATCTTCTCCAACAAAGGAAATGTGA
- a CDS encoding subunit of ARP2/3 complex, putative (Similar to S. cerevisiae ARC15): protein MVSEDWRSIDIDALEPDSHLTKEDLLPTDIPPTTIEQVQQVANQIRSNLSSGQFQQALSLALDNVPYVADSNTKELHSKTVFEVLCSIRNNNNLNDLTGFVKSLSSEQQDVLVKYLYNNMSSPYGQKQGGLLLNWFEKTIEVTGVGSIARYLTDRRTV from the coding sequence ATGGTATCTGAAGATTGGAGAAGCATAGATATTGATGCATTAGAGCCAGATTCCCATTTAACAAAAGAAGATTTACTTCCAACCGATATTCCACCAACTACCATTGAACAAGTCCAACAAGTTGCCAATCAAATCCGATCTAACTTATCATCTGGACAGTTTCAACAAGCATTGAGCTTGGCATTAGACAATGTCCCGTATGTGGCTGATCTGAACACAAAAGAATTACATTCAAAAACTGTATTTGAAGTGTTGTGTTCAATTCgtaataacaacaatttgaatgatttgACTGGATTCGTCAAATCGTTGAGTAGTGAACAACAAGATGTTTTGgtcaaatatttatataataacATGTCAAGTCCTTACGGACAGAAGCAAGGTGGATTGTTATTGAATTGGTTTGAGAAAACAATTGAGGTGACTGGAGTTGGTTCTATTGCCCGGTATTTGACGGATAGAAGAACTGTTTAA
- a CDS encoding orthologue of human kendrin, putative (Similar to S. cerevisiae NUF1) has product MTATIPLYLKINGLHTDANDNSPRFTEVSAKEIKFNENTYEFEKIFGASATAYPELIDDKSSSCVVLVGPTGSGKTTLLKQLIAAKVKNFETQAFISSFEITKLRKINDLVDSASEFKKLQLSSLESTLKRAKYTPDALKLIMSRRSTQPTEVNSNSSRSCLVVTFYYQNTRTTFVDSMATTSSNAFANSDNASITQLIVNHKNVSKSDNLISNFISKNQKLKIVLNLDPYGDPSLIDPSLTNVSDFVKNYEPPTNSSVNSLAKTNNETVVKQIRRVPSYTRPTLSSSRHSPKNFSKRSRINGNSPDKMALNKRVRLKNSPLSQSVDSNPFIEKNSKIYLKNLASRTSSPDTYTDSDSHHECCLQIENLQNEKRVLHKKYVDSIKDLKQDFLAFKQEAAGIIVVLNDLDAQLSELKQKQIDLENVKNDQIKELVNEHELQIEKISKDLTEKFKLVETQLLSKHESHVQQFTKELIAEAESKQQVEEELDNLKTTHDRDCARILELEAQLSDAAKEKSESDYKLTDTSDVINDLKSQIESLKASLSKSEEEREIQNKKLDQVTELKELKELKVEELSNNLSKLQQDLHRKEIEQNEQLEQLHGVSADKEKSLQQSIEQSKIYINSLKDQNAKIDRNWEIKYGTLEQNQQKLTEEHLANKQRDQLEIEKLVKNKTELEADNQALKNQLTEISKQFSTLGAESSELKKQIETTQIKYDQAELVHQELKAEIEKLLKESAGKDGQLKELNQSHERLIQELKSDHEKQVKETKDHIIKEMEEKHQQTIKDIQESHNESIEEINNEHENKAKSIIDSLNEEIEELTSQLKNAESEKNTLQSLKLEYENEIVAYKSKIDQLQKESAESAENLKNYETKFQSMKFDLESDLAIEKQLRKDEGQEYENQIEKLNQLVTEKDLQLSEKGEEIASIRKHIEELDDTKTKLEEKSTTQNGINSLDNSLTKKHAAVVAELSGKITNGDADTDYDNEPLDTNEESTNMAITQSINKRHVLQPLLNNATSPLKKVNSQNSKNDKPTSPKFGSPDLATVD; this is encoded by the coding sequence ATGACAGCAACCATTCCTCTATATCTTAAAATAAATGGATTGCATACTGATGCAAATGACAATCTGCCTCGTTTCACTGAAGTTTCAGCTAAAGAAATCAAGTTTAACGAAAACACCTATGAGTTTGAGAAAATATTTGGCGCATCAGCTACTGCTTACCCTGAATTGATTGACGATAAATCAAGTTCATGTGTCGTGTTGGTGGGACCCACAGGAAGTGGTAAAACCACTCTTTTGAAGCAATTAATAGCTGcaaaagtgaaaaattttgaaactCAAGCTTTTATTAGTTCCTTTGAAATTACAAAACTTAGAAAAATTAACGATTTGGTAGACTCAGCATCCGAATTTAAAAAGCTTCAACTCAGCAGTTTGGAAAGTACTTTAAAAAGAGCTAAATACACCCCTGATGctttaaaattgattatgaGTAGAAGATCTACTCAGCCAACAGAAGTGAACTCCAACTCGTCCCGTAGCTGTCTTGTGGTTAccttttattatcaaaatacAAGAACCACATTTGTTGATCTGATGGCTACCACTTCCTCAAATGCTTTTGCCAATTCAGATAATGCATCAATTACTCAATTGATAGTCAATCACAAAAATGTTAGCAAATCAGATAATTTGATATCCAACTTCATTtccaaaaaccaaaaattgaaaatcgTTTTAAATTTGGATCCTTATGGAGATCCAAGCTTGATTGATCCAAGCTTGACAAATGTTTCAGATTTCGTCAAAAACTATGAACCACCAACTAATTCATCAGTGAACTCCTTggcaaaaacaaacaacgAAACTGTTGTCAAGCAAATTAGAAGAGTCCCCAGCTACACCAGACCTACTTTATCATCCAGTCGCCATAGTCCCAAAAACTTTTCGAAAAGATCAAGGATTAACGGCAACAGTCCCGATAAGATGGCGCTCAACAAACGAGTAAGGTTAAAAAACAGTCCCTTGAGTCAATCAGTTGATTCAAATccttttattgaaaaaaactCGAAAATCTACTTAAAGAATTTAGCTCTGAGAACTTCCAGCCCTGATACTTATACTGACAGTGACTCTCATCACGAATGTTGtttacaaattgaaaatttgcaAAATGAAAAACGAGTATTACACAAAAAATATGTTGACTCAATTAAGGATTTGAAACAAGATTTTCTTGCTTTTAAACAAGAAGCAGCTGGAATAATTGTGGTGTTGAATGATTTAGATGCACAGCTTTCTGAACTCAAGCAAAAGcaaattgatttggaaaatgTAAAGAATGACCAGATCAAAGAATTAGTTAATGAACATGAATTACAAATTgagaaaatttcaaaagatTTGACTgagaaattcaaattggtGGAAACACAATTGCTTTCCAAGCATGAATCTCATGTACAACAATTTACCAAAGAATTGATTGCTGAAGCTGAATCCAAACAACAAGTGGAAGAGGAGttagataatttgaaaaccaCCCATGATAGGGATTGCGCAAGAATTCTAGAGTTGGAAGCTCAGTTAAGTGATGCagcaaaagaaaaaagtgaaTCTGATTATAAGCTTACCGACACGTCTGATGttatcaatgatttgaaaagtCAAATTGAATCTCTCAAGGCAAGTTTAAGCAAACTGGAAGAGGAACGAGAAatccaaaataaaaagcTCGACCAAGTAACAGAATTGAAAGAgttgaaagaattaaagGTAGAGGAATTGTCTAATAATCTACTGAAATTACAACAAGATTTACATCGTAAGGAAATTGAACAGAACGAACAATTGGAACAATTGCATGGAGTTTCTGCTGACAAGGAAAAACTGTTGCAACAATCCATTGAACAGTCAAAGATTTATATAAACTCATTAAAAGATCAAAATGCAAAGATTGATCGAAATTGGGAAATAAAATATGGAACTCTTGaacaaaaccaacaaaaattaaCGGAAGAACATTTAGCAAATAAACAAAGGGATCAGTTGGAGATTGAAAAACTAGTAAAGAACAAAACTGAACTTGAAGCCGATAACCAGGCATTGAAGAATCAATTAACAGAAATTTCTAAACAATTTTCGACCCTTGGTGCTGAATCTTCAGAATTAAAAAAGCAAATTGAGACGACACAAATCAAGTATGATCAAGCTGAACTAGTTCATCAAGAGTTGAAGGCTGAAATTGAGAAGCTACTTAAAGAGTCTGCTGGCAAAGATGGACAGCTTAAGGAATTGAATCAAAGTCACGAGAGGCTTATTCAAGAGTTAAAGAGTGATCACGAGAAACAAGTGAAAGAAACTAAAGATCACATTATCAAAGAAATGGAGGAAAAGCAtcaacaaacaatcaaGGACATTCAAGAACTGCACAATGAAAGCATCGAGGAAATCAATAACGAACACGAGAACAAAGCAAAGAGTATTATTGATTCTTTAAATGaggaaattgaagaattgacCTCCCAACTCAAAAATGCCGAATCCGAAAAGAATACATTACAGTCATTAAAATTGGAGTacgaaaatgaaattgttgctTACAAATCCAAGATTGATCAATTGCAAAAGGAGTCAGCTGAGTCAGCagagaatttgaaaaattatgaaaCCAAGTTTCAGTCTatgaaatttgatttggaatCTGATCTAGCGATTGAAAAGCAATTGAGAAAGGATGAAGGACAGGAGTATGagaatcaaattgaaaaattaaatcaattagtCACGGAAAAAGATTTACAATTGAGTGAAAAAGGTGAAGAAATAGCTTCTATTAGAAAACATATAGAGGAATTGGATGATACGAAAACAAAATTGGAAGAAAAGTCGACTACTCAAAATGGGATAAATCTGTTGGATAATAGTCTCACTAAAAAGCATGCTGCAGTAGTTGCTGAATTGAGCGGTAAGATTACTAATGGTGATGCTGACACAGATTACGATAACGAGCCTCTCGACACAAATGAAGAAAGCACTAATATGGCTATTACACAATCTATCAATAAAAGACATGTTTTACAACCGTTATTGAATAATGCAACTTCgccattgaaaaaagttAATTcccaaaattcaaaaaatgataaacCCACATCACCAAAATTTGGTAGTCCTGATTTAGCTACAGTAgattga
- a CDS encoding histone chaperone for Htz1/H2A-H2B dimer, putative, producing MSDETKPIEESSIESNLQQEQDNEKESVTISEESKKRAVEPSTDKKKKRRRRNYDEEDKEIEKEEAKEKSGKNENEEEEDDDDEDDEDDYEQGKLEDDEEEEDELLEIDESNIITTGRRTRGKVIDFTKAAEELDKERGVVAEEEEEEEEEANEDDEFKEQVQN from the coding sequence ATGTCTGACGAAACAAAGCCTATTGAAGaatcttcaattgaatccAATTTGCAACAGGAACAAGATAACGAAAAGGAATCCGTTACCATCTCGGAAGAATCCAAGAAAAGAGCTGTTGAACCATCAAcagacaagaaaaagaaaagaagaagaagaaactaCGATGAAGAGGACAAGGAGATAGAAAAGGAAGaagcaaaagaaaagagTGGCAAAAATGAGAatgaggaagaagaagacgatgatgatgaggatGATGAGGATGACTATGAACAAGGGAAGTTAGAAGATGAcgaggaagaggaagatgaattgttggaaattgatgaatcaaatattataaCAACCGGCAGAAGAACAAGAGGGAAAGTAATTGACTTTACTAAAGCTGCTGAAGAATTGGATAAGGAACGTGGGGTGGTggcagaagaagaagaagaggaagaggaagaagcaaacgaagatgatgaattcAAAGAACAAGTTCAAAATTAA
- a CDS encoding cyclin-like protein, putative (Similar to S. cerevisiae CLG1): MDKEYQEYQISDMPSFIGWACHGILKQNRTTSEFLLNSTQSLLFSTRLSIPTILAGLEYINQRFSNKEIYHLQDQEIFQILVVSFLLSNKMNDDATFTNKSWEQASGIPLSVLNREEREWLNEVKFNLAVTKYEANISVLDQCWKTWVNKYGSCHSEPPSSPSYYTPEVDSYYYGSQHHSYSSPISYSQHSYSNPYPQHQQCNYQYQYQQQYQPTYQSHTQYLAPPPPPPSYYDPAIVSVNYGGFIYT; encoded by the coding sequence ATGGATAAGGAGTATCAGGAGTACCAGATAAGTGACATGCCCTCCTTTATTGGATGGGCTTGTCACGGAATTCTTAAACAGAATAGGACAACGAGTGAGTTTTTATTGAACTCTACTCAGTCGTTGCTATTCTCTACACGTTTATCAATCCCAACTATACTTGCTGGTTTGGAGTACATAAATCAACGtttttcaaacaaagaaatcTACCATTTGCAAGATCAGGAAATTTTTCAGATCTTGGtggtttcatttttgttgtCAAACAAGATGAATGACGATGCTACGTTCACAAACAAGAGCTGGGAGCAAGCTAGTGGTATTCCACTTTCTGTACTTAACAGAGAAGAAAGAGAATGGTTGAATGAGGTTAAGTTCAATTTGGCAGTCACCAAGTATGAAGCAAATATTTCTGTTTTGGATCAATGTTGGAAGACGTGGGTCAACAAGTATGGCAGTTGCCATTCTGAGCCACCAAGCTCTCCTTCATACTACACACCTGAAGTTGATTCCTATTACTACGGTAGCCAGCATCATTCATACTCTTCTCCAATCAGCTACCTGCAGCATTCTTATTCAAACCCATATCCCCAACATCAACAATGCAactatcaatatcaatatcaacaacaataccaaCCTACTTATCAACTGCACACTCAGTATTTAGCGccgccaccaccacctccaTCCTATTATGATCCAGCAATTGTTAGTGTTAATTATGGTGGGTTTATTTACACCTGA
- a CDS encoding fatty alcohol oxidase, putative: MVTMDSIFPSKVEYKQVDTFIALCDGLIYDTTVDEIKDVIAPDFPQEKLEEYVKTFTRPSQTPGFREAVYETVNSNTTNASRSFGILCNILGSRILAPTLTNSLTPIKDMTLKEREALLASWRDSPLATKRRLFRAVCALAGTTIVRLASELHFKAIHFPQKDLRETAYEGQIIDPFRYEFMEKPTFEGAEIYLPDIDAIIIGSGAGSGVVAHTLANDGYKTLILEKGKYFSSSELQFDDYSGVKQLYQGGGAVVTLNQQMLILAGSTFGGGTTVNWSACIKTPFKVRKEWYDDFGVEFAATDTYDKDQDYVFKQMGASTDGITHSLANEVIMEGGKKLGYASKEINQNSGGHPHHPCGFCHLGCKYGIKQGSVANWFRDAAANGSKFMEQVRVVKILNKNGIAYGVLCQDVATGVNFTITGPKKYVVSAGSLNTPTVLTNSGFKNKHIGRNLTLHPVTTVFGDFGKDVQADHFHNSIMTAVCTQVDDLDGKAHGAKIETILNAPFLQAAFLPWRGSNEFRRDLLRYNNMVAMLLITRDSTSGTVKGDPNRPDALYVDYTVNKFDRNALLQALLITADMLYIEGAKRILSPQSWVPIFESNVPKDQRSIDDKDYVEWRKKVAGIPFDQYGAAYGSAHQMSSCRMSGKGPAFGAVDTNGKLFECSNVYVADASVLPTASGANPMISTMTVARHIGLGLAKDLKTKAKL, from the coding sequence ATGGTTACAAtggattcaatttttcctTCCAAAGTTGAGTACAAACAGGTTGATACTTTTATTGCTTTATGTGATGGACTTATTTATGACACCACTGTTGACGAAATCAAAGATGTTATAGCTCCCGATTTCCCACAGGAAAAGCTTGAGGAATACGTCAAAACATTTACCAGACCATCACAAACACCAGGATTCAGAGAAGCCGTTTACGAAACTGTCAACTCTAACACTACAAATGCGTCAAGATCATTCGGTATTTTGTGTAACATTTTAGGATCCAGGATATTGGCACCAACTTTGACCAACTCATTGACTCCCATTAAAGACATGACATTGAAGGAACGTGAGGCTTTGTTGGCCTCATGGCGTGACTCTCCCTTGGCCACCAAAAGAAGATTATTTAGAGCCGTATGTGCCCTTGCTGGTACAACAATTGTTAGATTAGCCAGTGAATTACATTTTAAAGCCATTCATTTCCCTCAAAAAGATTTGCGTGAAACTGCTTACGAAGGTCAAATTATAGATCCATTCAGGTACGAGTTTATGGAAAAACCAACTTTTGAAGGTGCAGAGATATATTTGCCTGACATTGATGCTATTATCATTGGATCTGGTGCCGGGTCTGGTGTTGTGGCACACACTTTGGCCAATGACGGCTATAAGACCTTGATTTTAGAAAAAGGAAAGTACTTTAGCTCATCTGAACTTCAGTTTGATGACTATTCTGGTGTCAAACAATTGTACCAAGGTGGTGGTGCAGTAGTTACTTTGAATCAACAGATGCTTATTCTTGCTGGGTCAAcatttggtggtggtaccACAGTTAACTGGTCTGCCTGTATTAAAACCCCATTCAAGGTTCGGAAAGAATGGTATGACGATTTTGGAGTCGAGTTTGCGGCAACTGACACTTATGATAAGGATCAAGATTATGTTTTTAAACAAATGGGAGCATCCACTGATGGAATTACTCATTCATTAGCCAACGAAGTTATTATGGAAGGTGGTAAAAAGTTAGGTTATGCCAGCAAAGAAATCAACCAGAACAGTGGTGGACACCCGCACCACCCTTGTGGATTTTGCCATTTGGGATGTAAATATGGTATCAAACAAGGTTCTGTTGCTAACTGGTTTAGAGACGCCGCTGCCAATGGCTCTAAATTTATGGAACAGGTGAGAGTGGTAAAAATCCTCAACAAAAATGGTATTGCATACGGTGTTTTGTGTCAGGATGTTGCTACTGGCGTGAATTTCACCATCACTGGACCCAAAAAGTATGTCGTTTCTGCTGGTTCCTTGAACACACCAACGGTATTGACCAATTCTGGATTTAAGAACAAACATATTGGCAGAAACTTGACGTTGCATCCAGTGACTACTGTTTTTGGTGATTTTGGAAAAGACGTACAGGCTGACCATTTCCACAATTCTATCATGACAGCAGTGTGTACTCAAGTTGATGATTTGGATGGCAAGGCCCATGGAGCAAAGATCGAGACTATTTTGAATGCCCCATTTTTGCAAGCCGCCTTCTTGCCATGGAGAGGCAGCAATGAGTTCAGAAGAGATTTGTTGCGCTACAACAATATGGTTGCTATGTTACTTATCACTCGTGATAGCACTAGTGGTACCGTTAAGGGTGACCCAAACAGACCGGATGCTTTATACGTTGATTACACCGTCAACAAATTTGATCGTAATGCACTTTTGCAAGCATTGTTGATCACGGCTGACATGTTGTACATTGAGGGTGCCAAGAGAATACTTAGTCCGCAATCGTGGGTGCCAATATTTGAATCGAATGTTCCTAAAGACCAAAGAAGTATTGATGACAAGGATTATGTTGAATGGAGGAAAAAAGTTGCAGGCATCCCATTTGATCAATATGGTGCTGCATACGGATCTGCTCATCAAATGTCATCCTGTCGTATGAGTGGTAAGGGTCCAGCATTTGGTGCTGTCGACACTAATGGTAAATTGTTTGAATGTTCCAATGTGTATGTGGCCGATGCCAGTGTGTTACCTACTGCATCTGGTGCAAATCCAATGATCTCAACAATGACAGTTGCCAGACACATTGGTTTAGGCTTGGctaaagatttgaaaaccAAAGCAAAATTGTGA
- a CDS encoding meiotic nuclear division protein, putative (Similar to S. cerevisiae MND1), producing MYIKQFMMLSFFYTIFLHTKFIGWSFFFFFGNTHGLCFSYCVNDSTMPSKKGLNQEEKLSALLNWFQANHLFYTLKEIESKASKHCKIPPIQLKELVLTLVEEGLVEQDRCGTTNLYWSFPYSQHKKQQDTYNRLKKTITSLEIEKDALVCRCKDETSVRNQDHERTNKIQFCDQLSQRIGSLQSQLQLIKESESVGDLVSSLDFFNDSIDDIICYLSRQTGITITALKTEFELPLEFEKI from the coding sequence ATGTATATAAAACAATTCATGATGTTGTCCTTTTTTTATACTATTTTTCTACACACCAAATTCATTGGTTGGtcgttcttttttttttttggcaacACACATGGTCTTTGTTTTAGTTACTGTGTTAATGATTCAACAATGCCTCTGAAGAAAGGGTTAAACCAGGAAGAAAAGTTGTCAGCACTTTTAAATTGGTTTCAAGcaaatcatttattttatactctaaaagaaatagaatcAAAAGCAAGCAAACACTGCAAGATACCGCCCATACAGTTGAAGGAACTAGTTTTGACGCTAGTTGAAGAAGGATTAGTAGAGCAAGATAGATGTGGAACTACAAACCTATACTGGAGTTTCCCATACTCACAACACAAAAAACAGCAAGACACCTACAATCGTTTGAAAAAGACTATCACTAGTttagaaatagaaaaagaTGCTTTAGTTTGCCGATGCAAAGACGAAACTAGTGTTCGGAACCAAGACCACGAAAGGACCAATAAAATCCAGTTTTGTGATCAGTTACTGCAGCGTATAGGTTCCCTACAGAGTCAGTTACAATTGATTAAAGAGTCGGAATCTGTGGGGGACTTGGTATCAAGTcttgatttctttaatgattctattgatgatattatttgCTATTTAAGTCGACAAACGGGAATTACAATAACAGCTTTGAAAACTGAATTTGAGCTTCCTttagaatttgaaaaaatctgA